One window of the Pieris rapae chromosome 11, ilPieRapa1.1, whole genome shotgun sequence genome contains the following:
- the LOC110998926 gene encoding uncharacterized protein LOC110998926: protein MAETRRGYIFGAFLSGVLCVLLIVVALASEGWVVSSASTTDQYKDSTVQYGLFQGELVLNLLVTPSYNKLYMTCVSDVNACAVSCKTEAKAREEEVRALSKGYRPNQACVSVTTVDTSNPLETPPVIAYSLYISLVTLLIAHVAVALCAAGLAILNATKNPTEPIFGLPGCLWSNVAAAVVGVTFLLFFGVYWAVSGWNDHLAFSYTALGLLRPSPHLGFSYWLILGSCLCSLGNVALLWTRSYLLERDPPPPTIKLENHSDGTVFLY from the exons ATGGCTGAAACACGCCGTGGTTACATATTTGGTGCATTCCTGTCAGGAGTTTTGTGTGTTCTATTAATTGTTGTGGCACTCGCCAGCGAAGGATGG GTGGTTTCAAGTGCAAGTACTACCGACCAGTACAAAGACAGTACAGTACAATACGGTCTGTTCCAAGGGGAGTTGGTTCTGAATCTGCTAGTGACACCTTCATACAACAAGCTCTATA TGACATGTGTATCTGACGTGAACGCTTGCGCAGTTAGTTGCAAGACCGAGGCCAAAGCAAGAGAAGAAGAA GTACGCGCTCTTTCCAAAGGCTACAGACCGAACCAGGCATGTGTGTCGGTAACCACTGTCGATACAAGCAATCCAC TTGAGACCCCACCAGTAATAGCGTACAGTTTGTACATAAGTCTGGTCACGTTGTTGATCGCGCATGTAGCCGTGGCTTTATGCGCGGCAGGACTCGCTATTCTCAATGCGACCAAGAATCCTACGGAACCTATATTTGGGTTGCCAG GATGTTTATGGAGCAATGTGGCAGCGGCTGTTGTCGGTGTGACTTTCCTACTGTTCTTTGGCGTATACTGGGCAGTGTCTGGTTGGAATGACCACCTTGCCTTCTCTTATACAGCCCTGGGCTTGTTGAGGCCCTCACCACACCTTGGCTTCTCATATTg GCTGATACTCGGGTCCTGTCTCTGCTCTTTGGGAAATGTAGCCCTTCTCTGGACGCGCAGTTACTTGCTTGAGCGAGATCCACCACCACCTACCATTAAGCTTGAGAACCATTCAGATGGAACTGTCTTCCTTTACTGA